Proteins from a genomic interval of Arachis hypogaea cultivar Tifrunner chromosome 10, arahy.Tifrunner.gnm2.J5K5, whole genome shotgun sequence:
- the LOC140175713 gene encoding uncharacterized protein, giving the protein MVIPNNTSNDHGETPFRLTYGVEAVIPVEIGDPSPRKTVGGNDEEAERDLINEERSIAHIKELALKQRISLRYNHGVVRREFAADDLVLRQNDIGPSTPGEGKLTPNWEGPYRIKAVIEKGAYKLEQLNGDEVPRTWNAANLRRYYA; this is encoded by the coding sequence ATGGTCATACCAAACAACACCTCAAACGACCACGGGGAAACACCCTTCCGATTAACATACGGCGTAGAAGCAGTCATCCCAGTAGAAATCGGAGACCCAAGCCCCAGGAAAACGGTCGGAGGAAACGACGAAGAAGCAGAACGAGACCTTATTAACGAAGAAAGAAGCATAGCTCACATCAAAGAGCTAGCACTCAAACAAAGAATCAGCTTAAGATATAATCACGGCGTCGTCCGACGAGAATTCGCGGCCgacgacctcgtcctacgacAAAATGATATCGGTCCCTCGAccccaggagaagggaagctcacccccaactgggaaggaccatacagaatcAAGGCTGTAATCGAAAAAGGAGCGTACAAACTCGAACAACTCAACGGCGACGAAGTCCCGAGGACATGGAACGCCGCCAACTTGCGACGATACTACGCCTAG
- the LOC112716042 gene encoding ethylene-responsive transcription factor ERF017-like encodes MAGDEGGDAPNNNHNHTSLSNNCDDDNNNNKKVYKGVRKRKWGKWVSEIRLPNSRERIWLGSYDSPEKAARAFDAALYCLRGCRANFNFPDTPFNLSTSAVHHHSLTHQEIQEIAASFAHSQDPHHDDHQQEQPNSNDNDSSSVGLLESKADAAVVSQEQVDNNMMMDWTFLKDLGGSCSADCGGALYSDDELDRIDHHYSGDELLFSVPTFQDNVADDDPFFNQSFLWNWSF; translated from the coding sequence ATGGCTGGGGATGAAGGTGGTGATGCacctaataataatcataatcacacttCATTATCTAATAATTGTGATGAtgataacaacaataacaagaaGGTGTACAAAGGGGTGAGGAAGAGAAAGTGGGGGAAATGGGTATCTGAAATTAGGCTTCCAAATAGCCGCGAACGCATTTGGCTTGGCTCTTATGATTCTCCTGAAAAAGCTGCGCGTGCATTCGATGCTGCCCTTTATTGTCTCCGAGGTTGTCGAGCCAATTTCAATTTCCCCGACACTCCTTTCAACTTGAGCACCAGCGCCGTTCATCATCATTCGCTTACTCATCAAGAAATTCAAGAGATTGCTGCTAGCTTTGCCCATTCTCAGGACCCACATCATGATGATCACCAACAAGAACAACCAAATAGCAATGACAATGATTCTTCATCAGTTGGATTGTTAGAATCCAAAGCTGATGCTGCTGTTGTATCTCAAGAGCAAGTGGACAACAACATGATGATGGATTGGACATTTTTGAAGGATTTGGGTGGTTCTTGTTCTGCTGATTGTGGGGGTGCTCTCTATTCTGATGATGAGTTGGACAGAATTGATCATCACTACTCGGGTGATGAATTGTTGTTCTCGGTACCAACTTTTCAGGATAATGTGGCTGATGATGACCCTTTTTTTAACCAATCATTCCTTTGGAATTGGAGCTTCTAA